The DNA region CCCTGCCGGGTCGGTGCCGGTGGCCCGATGCGGGGCGGCTGGGGACGCTGGAGCTGGACACGCTGAGGTTGGCCACGCGGGGGCTCGATGCGCTGCGGTTCCGGACGGCCGCGGTTGCGATCGCTGCGGACGCCGTCGAACAGCCGTTCGATCTTCTGGTCGGAGCGGGACGCGGACCGGCCGGAATCGGGCTGGCCGCTGTCGCGTCGTGGCGCCTCCCTCGTCCCCGCCGGCGGCGGCGATTCGCGCCGCGGGCGGGCCTGGTTCTCGGAGGGGCCGCGACCCCGATCGGGCGTCTGCGCCCCTTGACGCGACGGCGGCGCCTGCCGGGGCTCACGCACCCGGTCCGGCTCGGTGGAGCGCCGGGGGGGCCGAGTGCTCGGGCCCGGTCTGGGCGCCGGAGGGCGCGTGTCCTGATCCGGTCTCGCCGGCCGGTCCGCGGACTGCCCTTGCCCCGGTCGGGGCCGAGCCTGCTCCCGGGGATTGCCCTGGCCCCGAGGCTTCGCCTGCTCCTGCGACCTGTCCCTGTCTCGCATCCCCGCCTGCTCCCGCGGTGAGATGTTCCCGCGACGCGAGCGCGGCTCTTTGTCCCTCTCCATGGTGCGGAAGGACACGGGGCGGCTCTCCCGGTCGACCGCCGCCGGGAGCGGTGTCCGGCTGTTGCGGACCTTCTCCATCAGGCGTTCGCCCTCCTCCGGCCGGCGGCCGACGTCCTTCGGATCGAAGCGCGGCAGGCGCGAGGTGAGGACGACGTCGGTGCCGCGCGGCAGGCGATCGGCGCGGACGAAGGTCCGGCCCGGCCGCCGGTCCGCGAACCGATCCGCTGTGACGAACCGCCAGCCGCGAGGCTTGAGGCGCGTCACGTTGATGTTCACGGAGTTGATGATCGTCACGTCACTGAACACCGGGCGGTTGTAGTAGTTCAGCGGGCACCATCCGACATACGACGGTCCGACCGCGAAGCTCACCCAGGCGCCGCTCCACACGCTCCCCGGGATCCACACCCAGCCGATGTCCACCGCGAAGTCC from Candidatus Polarisedimenticolia bacterium includes:
- a CDS encoding DUF6600 domain-containing protein, with the translated sequence MVGSILLAGGAVFPALADPEDDPEYGSVYGRVRHLEGGLTLLRAGEGTESEGIVNDPVTPGDRLTTEDGRAEIGLADGSVLWLDQGTRLDVRNLADIDNEYEKTNLLALEGGAIRIETSDPDSRDKTFRIDTEAGSVYLLSGGSYRIENEDGATTVYSFRGVAELSGDEDSVLVRTGERSSVQPGRLPSEPRRFNTARLDDFDRFVEDRQEAYLRRGGERYPQETVEDLPYEVRPYASELSFYGSWHNVPSYGWVWRPVYTGGWGPYVNGYWSWCRGGWVWVSYDPWGWAPYHYGRWDFAVDIGWVWIPGSVWSGAWVSFAVGPSYVGWCPLNYYNRPVFSDVTIINSVNINVTRLKPRGWRFVTADRFADRRPGRTFVRADRLPRGTDVVLTSRLPRFDPKDVGRRPEEGERLMEKVRNSRTPLPAAVDRESRPVSFRTMERDKEPRSRRGNISPREQAGMRDRDRSQEQAKPRGQGNPREQARPRPGQGQSADRPARPDQDTRPPAPRPGPSTRPPRRSTEPDRVREPRQAPPSRQGAQTPDRGRGPSENQARPRRESPPPAGTREAPRRDSGQPDSGRSASRSDQKIERLFDGVRSDRNRGRPEPQRIEPPRGQPQRVQLQRPQPPRIGPPAPTRQGMEGPRPEQRPNPRPSAPPRAPKPPKDDNDKGHNGEDHRH